The sequence below is a genomic window from Bacillota bacterium.
TGGGGATGGGCAGCGAATTCCGGATCGAACTCCGGGGCTTGAGGGGAGGGGCGCCGGGGAACGAGGCGCCGGAAAAGCAGGCCCCAGGGGATGAGGTCACCCGATCGATCCATCCCGGCGCGAAGACGGTCACCAGGGAAACGAGCCCGGCTGGGCTCGTTTCGGTTTTGTGTGACTCCGTTCCTGTGGCTCAGTCGGCCATCCCCGGGGACGACAGGAGAGGGCGACTAAACTTTCGTCCTTCAATTGTCAATACAAGAGCTTCAGCCGTCGACTCTATTCGACACGCGGCATTCCGCCCAAGGAGGGAAACTCTTCGCACAATGAAGGCCAGATTCAGACTAACCTCGCACCCAAGCTCCTCGCCTCCTACCCAGCCCTCGCCGTGCTCATCGGTCTCGTCAGCCTCATCGGAATCACCACGTCCAAGGGCGTCGAAAGCAAGTACACTGACATCGTCGACCGTCAGGAGAAGATCGTCCAAGCGGTCGAGAACCTCGAGCGGCAGGTCGACGCATCGGGCCTGGACCTCGGCTGGTTCGCCCTGACTTCGAACCAAACCTGTCTGGAAAACCTCAGTGCCGACAAGGCCAAGGCCGACACCGACGTGGCCGAGATATTACGGCGGCCCCAAGAGCTGATGAAGCCGTAGGCCAGTCTCCGTGCCTGAAGATAGGTCCTGTACTGGGGAAAAGCTTCACCGGCAGCCAAGAACAGGGACTCGAAGGCCTCGACCAAAGTGGTCACGGCCGATCCCGGCCCAAGAGCCCGTACGTGTTCTTACCCGTCTTCACGAACCGCCTTTGGTTAGCCACCTTCTTCATCACGGCCGAGACCAACGAATCGCGGCTGACGGAGACCCCGAATACCACCTGGATCTGCTCAACAATGTCACGGATGTGCAACGGGTGCCCCGATCGGGCCAGCACTTCATAAGCCATATCGGTTTGCGACATACTCTTACCCTCGGCATCTTGACTCTCTGCAGCCGGTGATCTCCCGAAACCCTCTCTCTCACGGCGCAGTTCTCTAATCGCTCGCAATTGGGCTCTAAGGAGCCTTTCGAGGACGTCGAGAACTTCGTCATCAGCGGACTCGCTTGACATGAACACACCCCTCCAATCTAAGGTAGCGTGATACCACAAAAGAGTCCTTCTGTCAAGAAGAATGCCAACGATTTAGACTCTTTTTGCGGAAATGGCCAAACTAATGGGCCCTCCCAGACCGGTCTGTTGAGAAACCCCGATTGACCAGTGATGGTCAACCGAGGTTTTTCGTTGTCGCCCACGGGCTTGAGCCTTGTCACGCCGAAATTATCCAGTAGGGATGCATGAAAGGGTGGCCTTCGATGATTGAC
It includes:
- a CDS encoding winged helix-turn-helix domain-containing protein: MSQTDMAYEVLARSGHPLHIRDIVEQIQVVFGVSVSRDSLVSAVMKKVANQRRFVKTGKNTYGLLGRDRP